In a genomic window of Coprococcus eutactus:
- the ispD gene encoding 2-C-methyl-D-erythritol 4-phosphate cytidylyltransferase has product MIEKHCNITAIVLAAGKGSRMHSDTPKQFMMLGGYPVLYYALKAFQDSEVNDIILVTGDEYVDFCRENIVDAYDLSKVKAIVIGGAERYDSVRLGLMAAEGAKYVLIHDGARPCITQKIISDSIETVKKYAACTVGVPVKDTIKIVDCDQMGVDTPDRSKLWQIQTPQSFDRELLLSCYDRLGLEKYTAITDDTMIVERYSEVRTKVIMGDYENIKITTPEDLKIALNFLKKDVDTKMVK; this is encoded by the coding sequence ATGATAGAAAAACATTGCAATATTACAGCAATAGTACTTGCGGCCGGAAAGGGGAGCAGGATGCACAGTGATACGCCAAAGCAGTTTATGATGCTTGGGGGATATCCGGTGCTTTACTATGCTCTAAAAGCATTTCAGGATAGCGAAGTAAATGACATAATCCTTGTGACAGGGGATGAGTATGTGGATTTTTGCAGAGAAAACATAGTAGATGCATATGATCTGTCTAAAGTTAAGGCTATAGTTATAGGAGGAGCAGAGAGATACGATTCTGTCAGACTTGGCCTTATGGCAGCGGAAGGGGCAAAATATGTCCTTATACACGATGGAGCTAGACCATGTATTACCCAGAAGATTATAAGTGATTCGATAGAGACTGTAAAGAAATATGCAGCATGTACGGTCGGGGTTCCTGTGAAGGATACGATAAAGATCGTTGATTGTGACCAGATGGGAGTGGATACCCCGGACAGATCAAAGCTGTGGCAGATACAGACTCCTCAAAGTTTTGACAGGGAGCTTCTGCTCAGCTGTTACGACAGGCTTGGTTTGGAAAAATACACGGCGATAACGGATGATACTATGATCGTAGAGCGTTATAGTGAGGTGCGCACAAAGGTCATAATGGGTGATTACGAGAACATAAAAATCACCACTCCGGAGGATCTGAAAATTGCTTTAAATTTTTTGAAAAAAGATGTTGACACAAAGATGGTAAAGTGA